In Cicer arietinum cultivar CDC Frontier isolate Library 1 chromosome 1, Cicar.CDCFrontier_v2.0, whole genome shotgun sequence, one DNA window encodes the following:
- the LOC101490103 gene encoding proton pump-interactor 1-like — protein MAVEIVGFEMVQGPLENGVEGGKPVALEKENGKLEQDSGAGETIKFGSHGDESAKGEANDVSDSNSPTNAAEEWPAPKQIHSFYFVRCRPYDDPSIKTKIDLLDKEISKKNQARFQITEALKAKRSERAELISQIKILRGDSKQFQSIFDEKMKEIEPLQQALGKLRNANNAGRGGLCSSEEELNDVIYSLQYRIQHESIPLTEEKQLLREIKQLEGTREKVIANAAMRTKLQDTIGQKDAIQDQVKLIGGDLDGVKKERQAIRSKIKQIDDVLKTIDTDIQSLQDELTAITQKREKSFESIQQLRKQRDEGNSYFYQSRTLLTKARELAAKKDINALDELSQTEVEKFMSLWNSGKTFRDDYEKRILSSLDMRQLSRDGRMRNPDEKPLLEEPKPAEAEALPKSVLKQAKEEPKPSPLETLAAQKESKNKAKDLKTNKSDNKDLAEVDDYEFENPQKETAAKEPAIDPAKLKEMKREEEIAKAKLAAERKKKLAEKAAAKAALRAQKEAEKKLKDREKKAKKKSGTVTQEEQEAAEVEATEPEKVNDLVEAAPAPVKEKVTKESSVRSRSRAKAPELIPKAILKRKKSNNYLVWIAVAALIVLLLLVLGYTYLL, from the exons ATGGCGGTCGAAATTGTGGGATTTGAGATGGTTCAAGGACCATTGGAGAATGGTGTTGAAGGAGGCAAACCTGTTGCACTTGAGAAGGAGAATGGAAAGCTGGAACAAGATTCGGGAGCTGGTGAGACCATCAAATTCGGGTCGCATGGAGATGAATCTGCGAAAGGGGAAGCCAATGATGTTTCTGATTCCAATAGCCCGACAAATGCTGCTGAAGAATGGCCTGCACCTAAGCAGATTCATTCATTCTACTTTGTGAGATGCAGGCCTTATGATGATCCAtccatcaaaacaaaaattgatctgCTTGACAAGGAGATCAGCAAGAAAAATCAAGCTCGCTTTCAGATCACTGAAGCTCTGAAGGCCAAGCGG TCGGAACGAGCAGAGCTGATTTCTCAGATTAAGATTCTCAGAGGTGACAGCAAGCAATTCCAGAGTATTTTTGATGAGAAAATGAAAGAGATCGAGCCTCTGCAGCAGGCACTTGGAAAGCTGCGTAATGCGAACAATGCAGGTCGGGGTGGTTTATGCTCATCTGAGGAGGAACTTAATGATGTT ATATATAGCTTACAATACCGCATTCAGCATGAGAGCATTCCATTGACTGAGGAAAAACAACTCCTCCGAGAAATCAAACAGCTTGAGGGGACAAGGGAGAAAGTTATTGCTAATGCTGCAATGAGGACCAAGTTACAGGATACTATCGGGCAGAAAGACGCCATCCAAGATCAAGTTAAG CTTATAGGCGGGGATTTGGATGGAGTGAAGAAGGAAAGACAGGCGATTCGGTCCAAAATCAAGCAAATTGATGATGTGCTGAAGACCATAGACACCGATATCCAGTCTCTGCAGGATGAACTGACTGCTATAACTCAGAAGAGGGAAAAATCTTTTGAGAGCATTCAGCAGCTGAGGAAACAGCGCGACGAGGGG aaCTCCTATTTCTACCAAAGTCGTACGCTTCTGACCAAAGCACGTGAGCTGGCTGCTAAGAAAGATATTAACGCCCTTGATGAACTTTCACAGACAGAG GTTGAGAAATTCATGTCACTTTGGAACAGTGGCAAAACTTTTAGGGATGACTATGaaaaaagaattttgtcatcattgGATATGAGGCAACTGAGCAGGGATGGACGGATGAGAAACCCTGATGAAAAGCCACTGCTTGAAGAACCGAAACCTGCTGAAGCTGAGGCATTACCAAAATCTGTCCTGAAACAGGCAAAGGAGGAGCCTAAGCCTTCTCCACTAGAAACTTTGGCTGCTCAGAAAGAAAGCAAAAACAAAGCAAAGGATTTGAAAACCAACAAGTCGGATAATAAGGATTTAGCAGAAGTTGATGattatgaatttgaaaatcCCCAAAAGGAGACTGCTGCGAAAGAGCCTGCAATCGATCCTGCAAAGTTGAAAGAGATGAAAAGAGAAGAGGAAATCGCAAAAGCAAAGCTGGCTGCAGAAAGGAAGAAGAAGTTAGCAGAGAAAGCTGCAGCCAAAGCAGCTCTCAGAGCACAAAAGGAAGCTGAGAAGAAGCTTAAG GACCGTGAGAAGAAAGCAAAGAAGAAATCTGGAACCGTCACCCAGGAGGAACAGGAAGCGGCAGAAGTCGAGGCTACCGAACCAGAAAAGGTTAACGACCTTGTTGAGGCCGCTCCAGCTCCAGTGAAGGAAAAGGTCACAAAGGAGAGCAGTGTGAGGTCCCGAAGCCGAGCTAAAGCCCCCGAGTTGATTCCAAAAGCTATTCTGAAGAGGAAAAAGTCCAACAATTACTTGGTATGGATCGCAGTTGCTGCTTTGATAGTCCTGCTGCTGTTGGTTTTGGGATACACCTATCTTCTCTGA